One Vibrio campbellii CAIM 519 = NBRC 15631 = ATCC 25920 genomic window carries:
- the hemE gene encoding uroporphyrinogen decarboxylase, with product MTELKNDRYLRALLKEPVDYTPVWMMRQAGRYLPEYKATRAQAGDFMSLCKNAELASEVTLQPLRRFPLDAAILFSDILTIPDAMGLELRFAAGEGPVFDKPITCKADVEKIGLPDPEGELQYVMNAVRQIRKDLNGDVPLIGFSGSPWTLATYMVEGGSSKAFTKIKKMMYAEPQTLHLLLDKLADSVIEYLNAQIKAGAQSVMVFDTWGGVLTPRDYNLFSLQYMHKIVDGLIRENDGRRVPVTLFTKNGGMWLEQIAATGCDAVGLDWTINIADANARIGDKVALQGNMDPSMLYASPERIREEVAGILEGFGDAGTGHVFNLGHGIHLDVPPENAGVFVEAVHELSKPYHK from the coding sequence ATGACTGAATTAAAAAATGATCGTTATCTGCGTGCCCTTTTAAAAGAGCCAGTAGATTACACGCCAGTATGGATGATGCGTCAGGCAGGTCGTTACCTACCAGAATACAAAGCAACTCGTGCGCAAGCGGGCGATTTCATGTCTTTGTGTAAAAACGCGGAGTTGGCGTCAGAAGTAACGCTTCAACCACTACGCCGTTTTCCTCTTGATGCAGCGATCTTGTTCTCTGACATCCTAACTATCCCAGATGCAATGGGCTTAGAACTTCGCTTTGCTGCGGGTGAAGGTCCGGTTTTCGATAAGCCTATCACTTGCAAAGCAGACGTAGAAAAGATCGGTCTGCCGGATCCAGAAGGCGAGCTGCAATACGTAATGAACGCAGTGCGTCAAATCCGCAAAGATTTGAACGGTGACGTTCCACTGATTGGTTTCTCTGGTAGCCCATGGACACTGGCGACTTACATGGTTGAAGGCGGCAGCTCGAAAGCGTTCACCAAGATCAAGAAGATGATGTACGCAGAACCACAAACGCTACACCTACTTCTAGATAAGTTAGCAGACAGCGTTATCGAGTACCTAAACGCGCAAATTAAAGCGGGTGCACAGTCGGTGATGGTATTTGATACATGGGGCGGTGTACTGACACCTCGTGACTACAACCTGTTCTCACTACAATACATGCACAAGATTGTAGATGGTCTGATTCGTGAAAACGACGGTCGCCGTGTGCCAGTAACGTTGTTCACTAAGAACGGTGGTATGTGGCTTGAGCAAATCGCAGCAACGGGCTGTGATGCGGTAGGTCTAGACTGGACGATCAACATCGCAGACGCAAACGCACGTATCGGCGATAAAGTGGCTCTACAAGGTAATATGGACCCATCAATGCTTTACGCTTCACCAGAGCGTATCCGTGAAGAAGTCGCGGGTATTCTAGAAGGCTTTGGCGATGCAGGTACTGGTCACGTGTTCAACCTAGGGCACGGTATCCACTTGGATGTGCCGCCAGAAAACGCAGGCGTATTTGTGGAAGCGGTACACGAGCTATCTAAGCCATACCATAAGTAA
- a CDS encoding uracil-DNA glycosylase family protein — protein sequence MSLETLLKQVRACQICADDLPLGANPVVQAAKDARILIIGQAPGTRVHKTSIPWNDPSGDRLRQWLDIDKDTFYDPNKIAIVPMGFCYPGKRNSGDLPPRKECAPAWHKKILDQLPNIELTLLIGQYSQQYYLTNKPKTLTQTVQQWQDWEPDFIPLPHPSPRNTLWLKKNPWFESDVVPYLKKRVHSML from the coding sequence ATGTCTTTAGAAACATTGCTAAAGCAAGTACGAGCCTGCCAGATCTGCGCAGACGATTTACCTTTGGGTGCAAATCCTGTCGTACAAGCAGCAAAAGACGCACGCATCCTAATCATCGGACAAGCACCGGGGACGCGCGTACACAAAACCTCGATACCTTGGAATGACCCAAGCGGCGATCGGTTACGCCAATGGCTCGATATCGACAAAGACACTTTCTACGACCCAAACAAAATAGCCATTGTCCCGATGGGCTTCTGCTATCCAGGCAAGAGGAACTCTGGCGATTTGCCTCCTCGCAAAGAGTGTGCGCCTGCTTGGCATAAAAAGATTCTAGATCAGTTGCCCAATATAGAGCTGACACTACTGATTGGTCAGTACTCACAACAGTACTATCTCACCAACAAACCAAAAACACTCACGCAAACTGTTCAGCAATGGCAGGACTGGGAGCCTGACTTTATCCCACTTCCTCACCCTTCTCCACGCAACACATTGTGGTTAAAGAAGAACCCTTGGTTTGAATCTGACGTCGTGCCATACCTTAAAAAGCGTGTCCATTCGATGCTTTAG